In Bombus terrestris chromosome 6, iyBomTerr1.2, whole genome shotgun sequence, a single window of DNA contains:
- the LOC100650845 gene encoding transport and Golgi organization protein 1 isoform X3 — protein MLVVMWNCSSTNMTERNLFINVLFLVIAIIFSAIPQCSSVLSDKRLCYDPDCSEPVSLARTTIRYTPNEAGLLSCNINEKVTVYSKEAGKRNDLWGVEINGRHGYIPKTFLKEYKILHKNLEHEVSIDPLFSNVSSDEKLQSKKNKNKSMFDKKDIKTSNEQIDNLDLKSLEELPQSANGINPSYEIIDGTTVHLDINKPSEPTFIKEVIQTTVVPNEQDTVDEILNSNLESKEHTISAEVDFKDFVASSEKILDLPEISGVQSSPLNISITSDKVEYTIENVGNESVTNVEDDQFLDKVIDINSPQTSTSDDLKEILNIEGEEAVELNKEGNVSPSEADVNNNTTPDVQNVRTIDQIEKVDIQPLQNVMIDTTNKTQLHIQNAESVDQIQTKDIQSSQNITIVTTSDVRSDAQNAENFDKVETENIHTSSVEMIVVNETETGIQDTENSGKVEKEDVNSSANIELFSLINIKSDIQNAENSDQIETKDIQASQNVTIVTTGDAKSDVQNAENSDQIEAKDTQPSQNVTIVTTSDVRSDAQNAENSDKVDIKSTPLLENIIPRIKDTQYLGSVMQIQTEPDDAKKEESKSIEDLNEHDTSEYKPFSFIESNVNNEVLVTLPTHNIETKDIQFDLDVETEEGATLDTKSNSNIEDTVFVKEITDIQYNTVNEDALPIIEETSENIFHEVQASVPDVCTADNIGCPLTDNQKNFPHHGSENALMSGIQIESNYWLALMYLSVTAAATLIFSLGYYCIENMRSDRQLIVRINKLEKDLLISEAECTMANENLKATKEKLSRMEDESFGSDEMVLSLRADLEVSQNAKTELEDQVAMLEKDLESATEAGLELEKMLREVLSANNEVNPLAQSVEDLQTRLNAQQAANESLTNAVNLKTQEFEFHKLENESILAELVFVKKKYEELEVELARLTENLKQEINSKNNIEQTLSDKVQQLEMEIKEISTEKATLQKELKAKEVEANDLVDVINRLSSNNLDLDKLYDVSHIKVEATALLEERNELKIRLAEIEGAHNLLEEHVKFVKEEVATLGEQCKVAEKEKKDAETRLEVLTNFFEEKEAHRQKEEAIWLQQQGEVVSTVERIQTMQNEIQNYKQQIEVLKREILDQEREYKNQISVLETKAHEQWVIARQVERRLEESKVEAGQLRNRLTLIEKNINDVDSEAKLHRLEANGETTTSPPLFIGAESSSSPIMFSGSSGVPPPPPPSYLHSLFPPYLPPPLPNTSGVPPYEVSQRPPPLGGRLSSPPPMPLHPPAPNRYDNAGSPPPMSPHLLPPFNHRSPPPPPFASDIHPPPPPPPGSILPPPLGTPHSWGEESLPPPRSSGFHPAQRERVRNHKGRKRFSKVRQFWSTMEGNNCK, from the exons ATGTTAGTAGTGATGTGGAACTGCAGTAGTACAAATATGACGGAAAGGAATTTGTTTATTAACgtattatttttagttattGCAATAATATTTAGTGCAATACCACAGTGTTCCTCAGTTTTATCAGACAAACGACTGTGTTATGATCCCGACTGTTCCG AGCCTGTTTCATTAGCTAGAACGACTATCAGATATACCCCAAATGAGGCGGGATTATTGTCGTGTAACATTAATGAAAAAGTCACAGTTTATAGTAAAGAAGCAGGGAAAAGAAATGACTTGTGGGGTGTAGag ataAATGGTAGACATGGATATATACCAAAAACATTTTTAAAggaatataaaattctacataaaAATTTAGAACATGAAGTATCGATTGATCCATTATTTAGTAATGTTTCATCCGATGAGAAACTTCAatcaaaaaaaaataaaaataaatcaatgtTTGACAAGAAGGATATTAAAACTTCAAATGAACAAATTGATAATTTGGATTTAAAATCCTTGGAAGAACTGCCACAGAGTGCAAATGGTATAAATCCATCTTATGAGATTATAGATGGAACTACAGTTCACTTAGATATCAATAAGCCTTCTGAACCAACTTTTATAAAAGAAGTTATTCAAACAACAGTAGTGCCAAATGAACAAGATACAGTTGATGAAATCCTAAATAGTAATCTAGAGAGCAAGGAGCACACTATTTCTGCCGAAGTTGATTTTAAAGATTTTGTGGCAAGTTCagaaaaaatattagatttaCCAGAAATATCTGGTGTACAGAGTTCACCATTGAATATAAGTATAACCTCTGATAAAGTAGAATATACAATAGAGAATGTAGGAAATGAGTCAGTCACGAATGTGGAGGATGATCAATTTTTAGATAAAGTTATTGATATCAATAGTCCACAAACATCTACATCTGATGATCTTAAagagatattaaatattgaagGAGAAGAAGCAgttgaattaaataaagaagGTAATGTCAGTCCCAGTGAAGCAGATGTAAATAATAACACTACACCAGATGTACAAAATGTAAGAACTATTGATCAAATTGAAAAAGTAGATATTCAACCTTTACAAAATGTTATGATAGATACAACCAATAAAACTCAATTACATATACAAAATGCAGAAAGTGTTGATCAAATACAAACAAAAGATATTCAATCTTCACAGAATATTACAATAGTTACAACTAGTGACGTTAGATCAGATGCACAAAATGCAGAAAATTTTGATAAAGTTGAAACAGAAAATATCCACACTTCAAGTGTTGAGATGATTGTAGTTAATGAGACTGAAACGGGTATACAAGATACAGAAAATTCTGGTAAAGTTGAAAAAGAAGATGTCAACTCCTCAGCAAACATTGAATTATTTTCACTTATTAACATTAAATCAGATATACAAAATGCAGAAAATTCTGATCAAATTGAAACTAAAGATATCCAGGCTTCACAAAATGTTACAATAGTTACAACTGGTGACGCTAAATCAGATGTACAAAATGCAGAAAATTCTGATCAAATTGAAGCTAAAGATACCCAGCCTTCACAAAATGTTACAATAGTTACAACTAGTGACGTTAGATCAGATGCACAAAATGCAGAAAATTCTGATAAAGTTGATATAAAAAGTACTCCTTTATTAGAAAACATCATACCTCGTATAAAAGATACCCAATATTTAGGAAGTGTTATGCAAATACAAACAGAGCCAGATgatgcaaaaaaagaagaaagcaaaaGTATTGAAGATTTAAATGAACATGATACTAGTGAATATAAACCATTTTCATTTATTGAATCAAATGTAAACAATGAAGTACTAGTAACGTTACCTACTCATAATATTGAAACTAAAGATATTCAGTTTGATTTAGATGTTGAAACAGAGGAAGGAGCTACATTAGATACTaaatctaattcaaatattgaagATACTGTTTTTGTAAAAGAAATAACAGATATCCAATATAATACAGTTAATGAGGATGCTTTGCCTATAATAGAAGAAACATCTGAGAATATTTTCCATGAAGTACAAG CTTCAGTTCCAGATGTTTGTACAGCCGATAATATTGGATGTCCTTTAACAGACAATCAAAAAAATTTTCCACATCAC GGCAGTGAAAATGCTCTAATGAGTGGGATACAAATCGAAAGCAATTATTGGTTGGCATTAATGTATCTAAGTGTCACTGCCGCTGCAACGCTTATATTTTCTTTAGGGTACTACTGCATTGAG aATATGAGGAGTGATAGACAACTGATAGTTAGAATCAACAAACTTGAAAAAGATTTACTTATTTCAGAAGCAGAATGTACAATGGCAAACGAAAATTTAAAAGCAACGAAGGAAAAG CTGAGTCGCATGGAAGATGAATCATTCGGTTCTGACGAAATGGTGCTTTCTTTAAGGGCTGATTTAGAAGTCTCACag AATGCGAAAACAGAGCTAGAAGATCAAGTAGCCATGTTGGAAAAAGACCTAGAAAGTGCTACTGAAGCAGGGTTAGAATTAGAAAAAATGTTGCGAGAAGTTCTCTCGGCAAATAATGAAGTTAATCCGTTAGCGCAGTCAGTAGAGGATCTGCAAACTAGGTTGAATGCTCAACAAGCCGCAAACGAATCTTTAACAAATGCTGTGAATCTTAAAACTCAAGAG TTTGAATTTCATAAACTTGAG AACGAATCTATATTAGCAGAACTTGTATTTGTTAAGAAGAAATATGAAGAGCTTGAGGTTGAACTAGCCAGGCTTACGGAAAATTTAAAACAAGAAATAAACAGCAAGAATAATATCGAACAAACATTGAGTGATAAGGTGCAACAATTAGAAATGGAAATCAAGGAA atTTCTACTGAAAAGGCAACCTTACAGAAGGAGTTGAAAGCTAAAGAAGTAGAAGCAAACGACCTTGTAGATGTTATTAATCGATTAAGTTCTAACAACTTGGATTTGGACAAGTTGTATGATGTATCTCATATTAAAGTTGAAGCAACAGCATTGcttgaagaaagaaacgaattaaaaatacgATTGGCTGAAATTGAAGGAGCTCACAATTTATTAGAAG AACATGTGAAGTTCGTTAAAGAGGAGGTAGCTACTTTAGGCGAACAATGCAAAGTagcggaaaaagaaaagaaagatgcAGAAACACGACTTGAGGTGTTGACAAACTTTTTCGAGGAGAAAGAGGCACATCGTCAAAA GGAAGAAGCTATTTGGTTACAACAGCAAGGTGAGGTTGTATCCACTGTAGAACGAATACAAACGATgcaaaatgaaatacaaaactATAA ACAACAAATAGAAGTgttaaaacgtgaaatattagACCAAGAAAGAGAATACAAGAATCAAATTTCTGTTCTTGAAACAAAAGCACATGAGCAATGG gtCATAGCTCGTCAAGTTGAACGTCGTTTAGAGGAATCCAAGGTTGAAGCAGGTCAATTGCGTAATCGCCTTACactaatagaaaaaaatattaacgaTGTAGATTCCGAAGCGAAATTACATC GACTAGAAGCAAACGGCGAGACGACAACGTCGCCTCCATTATTCATAGGAGCAGAATCATCCAGCTCCCCCATAATGTTTTCTGGTTCTTCGGGTgttccaccaccaccaccaccttcCTATTTACATTCATTGTTTCCTCCGTACTTACCACCTCCATTACCAAATACATCCGGAGTACCACCATACGAAGTTAGTCAACGACCACCACCACTTGGTGGTCGGTTATCTTCACCTCCGCCTATGCCTCTGCATCCACCTGCTCCTAATAGGTACGACAACGCAGGTTCTCCACCACCAATGTCTCCACACTTACTTCCACCTTTTAATCATAGATCACCCCCACCTCCTCCGTTTGCTAGTGATATTCATccacctcctccacctcctcctggTTCGATATTACCACCACCCCTTGGAACGCCGCATTCGTGGGGGGAAGAATCACTGCCGCCTCCACGCAGTTCTGGTTTTCATCCAGCACAACGAGAACGAGTTCGAAATCACAAAG GACGCAAGCGATTCTCTAAAGTGAGACAATTTTGGAGTACTATGGAGggaaataattgcaaataa